A region from the Variovorax sp. V93 genome encodes:
- a CDS encoding DMT family transporter, with product MSSRLLIKDETLGMWLGVIGVALFAVTLPMTRLATGTQDAPQLSPWFVTLGRAALAGILSAVFLLATRSPRPAPHQWKPLGMAVLGNVIGYPLLLGYALRVVTASHAAVVTALLPLVTAAVAAWVLHQRARLGFWLCAIAGSLLVVMFSVLRASQGGHGFGFEWADLLLVGAVVAASFGYIYGAQVTPSLGAERVICWVCVMALPVTLPATLAMWPTEPIATSAWLGFVYVGVFSMWIGFFAWYRGLALGGALRVSQTQLLQPFLSILASIPLLGEPLDVVTLGFAMAVVCTVVLGKRLSQPQPVPAVSPRAAHAEQS from the coding sequence ATGAGCAGCCGCCTCCTTATCAAGGACGAGACGCTCGGCATGTGGCTTGGCGTGATCGGCGTGGCGCTGTTCGCGGTCACCTTGCCGATGACGCGGCTGGCCACCGGCACGCAGGACGCGCCGCAGTTGTCGCCCTGGTTCGTCACGCTCGGACGCGCCGCGCTGGCGGGCATTCTCTCCGCGGTCTTCCTGCTCGCCACGCGCTCGCCGCGGCCCGCGCCGCACCAGTGGAAGCCGCTTGGCATGGCGGTACTCGGCAACGTGATCGGCTATCCGCTGCTGCTGGGCTACGCCTTGCGCGTCGTCACGGCCAGCCACGCGGCGGTGGTGACGGCGCTGCTGCCGCTGGTCACCGCGGCGGTCGCGGCCTGGGTGCTGCACCAGCGCGCGCGGCTCGGCTTCTGGCTCTGCGCCATCGCGGGCAGCCTGCTGGTGGTGATGTTCTCGGTGCTGCGCGCGAGCCAGGGCGGCCATGGCTTCGGCTTCGAATGGGCCGACCTGCTGCTGGTCGGCGCAGTGGTCGCGGCGTCGTTCGGCTACATCTACGGCGCGCAGGTCACGCCGTCGCTCGGCGCGGAGCGCGTGATCTGCTGGGTCTGCGTGATGGCGCTGCCCGTGACGCTGCCCGCCACGCTGGCCATGTGGCCCACGGAGCCCATCGCCACCTCGGCCTGGCTGGGCTTCGTCTACGTGGGCGTGTTCTCGATGTGGATCGGCTTCTTCGCCTGGTACCGCGGCCTGGCCCTGGGCGGCGCGCTGCGCGTGAGCCAGACCCAGCTGCTGCAGCCTTTTCTCTCTATCCTTGCATCCATTCCGCTGCTGGGCGAACCGCTCGACGTGGTCACGCTGGGCTTTGCCATGGCCGTGGTCTGCACGGTGGTGCTCGGCAAGCGCCTTTCGCAGCCGCAGCCCGTTCCTGCCGTTTCACCGCGTGCAGCGCATGCCGAACAATCCTGA